One stretch of Pseudomonas fluorescens Q2-87 DNA includes these proteins:
- the virB5 gene encoding P-type DNA transfer protein VirB5, translating to MKNPLPSWFLAVGIAMPSAAFAQIPVTVTTQASDSPMTMAEFSANTARWAQQVEQMTSQIDQMKQQYQSITGSRGMGSIMDNPALRDYLPRDWQQVYDSVRDGGYAGLSGRGKQVYAANKTFDSCNFINSRDAQRACEARAVKPSQDKAVALDAYDAAKSRLSQIDGLMSRINTTQDPKAIAELQGRIAIEQAKIQNEQTKLQMFQMVAQAEDRLQLQRQRELNAQANARRGWIQPDASNNLN from the coding sequence ATGAAAAATCCCCTACCTTCTTGGTTCTTGGCTGTAGGCATTGCAATGCCTTCAGCAGCCTTCGCGCAAATACCTGTAACAGTAACTACCCAGGCAAGTGACTCGCCGATGACCATGGCCGAGTTCTCGGCCAACACTGCGCGCTGGGCGCAGCAAGTCGAGCAGATGACGTCGCAGATTGACCAGATGAAGCAGCAGTACCAGTCGATCACCGGATCGCGTGGAATGGGCAGCATCATGGACAACCCGGCTCTGCGTGATTACCTGCCGCGAGACTGGCAACAGGTCTACGACTCCGTGAGGGACGGTGGCTATGCCGGCCTGAGTGGTCGCGGTAAACAGGTCTATGCCGCCAACAAGACATTTGATAGCTGCAACTTCATCAACTCCCGCGACGCGCAACGGGCGTGTGAAGCGCGGGCGGTCAAACCATCGCAAGACAAAGCGGTTGCCCTTGATGCCTACGACGCGGCTAAAAGCCGGCTTTCGCAAATAGATGGGCTCATGTCGCGTATCAATACGACGCAAGATCCGAAGGCCATTGCGGAATTACAAGGCCGGATTGCGATTGAACAGGCGAAAATCCAGAACGAGCAAACCAAGCTTCAGATGTTTCAGATGGTGGCGCAGGCAGAGGACCGTTTGCAGCTACAACGGCAGCGGGAGCTCAACGCCCAGGCCAATGCCCGACGCGGTTGGATACAACCGGATGCATCGAACAACTTGAACTGA